A single window of Chloroflexota bacterium DNA harbors:
- a CDS encoding uracil-DNA glycosylase, producing the protein MFNVTYSDNSLVIEEEILSQLTDLYVEIAACQKCALARGRMNTVPGEGPEHADVMFIGEAPGYHENRLGRPFVGAAGKFLEELLASINMRRTDVYICNVVKCRPPNNRDPLPSEIEACRPYLDRQIELVRPRLIVTLGRYSLARFLPKASISKVHGVPVKVGDVIVLPLFHPAAALHQPKYRADIEQDMRKIPEILAQKDEVTEAPAVQQAEQLSLF; encoded by the coding sequence ATGTTTAATGTGACCTATTCTGATAATAGTCTTGTGATCGAGGAGGAAATCTTGTCACAGCTCACGGATTTGTATGTGGAAATCGCAGCCTGTCAAAAGTGTGCTCTGGCGCGGGGGCGCATGAATACTGTGCCAGGTGAAGGTCCAGAACACGCTGACGTGATGTTCATTGGTGAAGCGCCGGGCTATCACGAAAACCGCTTAGGACGCCCATTTGTCGGTGCCGCGGGCAAGTTCCTGGAGGAGCTATTGGCCTCCATCAATATGCGGCGCACCGACGTGTATATCTGCAATGTAGTGAAGTGCCGTCCTCCAAACAACCGCGATCCACTACCTAGTGAAATCGAAGCCTGCCGACCATATCTGGACCGCCAGATCGAATTGGTTAGGCCGCGCTTGATCGTTACGCTAGGGCGTTATTCCCTGGCCAGATTCTTGCCCAAGGCAAGCATTTCCAAAGTTCATGGTGTGCCTGTCAAGGTGGGCGACGTAATCGTATTGCCACTTTTTCATCCTGCCGCGGCACTGCATCAGCCGAAATATCGTGCCGATATCGAGCAAGACATGCGCAAAATCCCTGAGATTCTTGCTCAAAAGGACGAGGTTACGGAAGCACCAGCAGTCCAACAAGCAGAACAATTGAGTTTATTCTAA
- a CDS encoding NAD-dependent epimerase/dehydratase family protein, with the protein MKILVTGGAGFIGSHVVDAYVEQGHDVVVVDDLSTGRRENVHPRARLYQMDIRDEDLEKVFAEEKPDIVNHHAAKVSVRESMERPLLYADVNVLGSLRLLEMSRKYGVKKFIYISTGGALYGEPEYLPADEMHPIHPLDPYGVSKACFEYYLPIYRTNYSLSFTALRYGNVYGPRQDPYGEAGVVAIFTGQMLRGEQAVINGSGEQERDFVYVSDVARANVLALDKGDGGFYNIGTGIGTSVNQIFARLASATGYARAPVHGPPKAGEVFKIYLNVDKARRELGWWSVVSLEEGLRLTVEHFRAKG; encoded by the coding sequence ATGAAGATACTGGTTACGGGAGGAGCAGGCTTTATCGGCTCGCACGTTGTAGATGCATATGTAGAGCAAGGCCACGATGTAGTAGTTGTGGATGATCTCAGCACAGGCAGGAGAGAAAACGTTCATCCCCGTGCACGGCTTTACCAGATGGATATCCGGGATGAAGACTTGGAGAAAGTCTTCGCTGAGGAAAAGCCTGATATCGTCAATCACCACGCGGCAAAGGTCAGTGTTCGTGAGTCTATGGAGCGCCCGCTTCTCTACGCTGATGTCAATGTGCTCGGTTCTCTCAGGCTTCTGGAGATGAGCCGTAAGTACGGGGTCAAGAAATTTATCTATATCTCTACTGGTGGAGCTCTCTATGGTGAACCCGAATACCTGCCTGCCGATGAAATGCATCCTATCCATCCCCTCGATCCGTATGGGGTGAGCAAAGCCTGTTTTGAGTATTACCTACCCATATATCGCACCAACTATAGCCTTTCTTTCACTGCCTTGCGCTATGGCAATGTCTATGGTCCCCGACAGGATCCTTACGGCGAAGCAGGGGTAGTAGCTATCTTTACGGGACAGATGCTGCGTGGTGAGCAAGCGGTGATCAATGGATCAGGCGAACAGGAGCGCGATTTTGTTTACGTTAGCGATGTGGCACGAGCTAATGTCTTGGCGCTTGACAAAGGCGATGGCGGGTTCTACAACATTGGCACGGGCATTGGCACCTCGGTTAACCAAATTTTCGCCAGGCTCGCGTCAGCAACTGGTTATGCCAGGGCGCCGGTGCATGGCCCTCCTAAAGCAGGGGAAGTGTTCAAAATCTATCTCAACGTAGACAAGGCCAGACGTGAGCTTGGCTGGTGGTCTGTCGTCAGCCTGGAAGAGGGCTTGCGTCTCACAGTGGAGCACTTTCGGGCAAAGGGTTGA
- a CDS encoding AarF/ABC1/UbiB kinase family protein codes for MPIPLPFHIRQPYEDIVRLRHIAEVLLRNGLGFLAEQLDLARFLPPWRRRNIAPENEVSKYSIPERVRHTLEELGPTFIKLGQMLSTRPDLLPQEYIEELSKLLDAAPPVPADEILAQLERELNAPPQDIFAHFETEPMASASIGQAHRATLKSGENVIVKVQRPGVERIVEADLDLLMRQARFLEHRLALAREYRLSDLVHEFGQTLRDELDYTVEGRNTDRLRRNLQLDTRVIVPHVHWDLTTRRVITSQELCGYKLLDLELLKREGYDLSAIAEVIVDVYLKQVFVDGFFHADPHPANILICDERIGFVDFGMMGYLAPATKDLLAGLLVSAMNEDVDEVVQTMVRLGAAERRIDLNALRGDIQRLFLRYYGLALEEVHLGDFLEHIMAVAFRYHIHLPADLAMLARTVVVLEGVARTLSPDFVLVEKARPFIQQLLSEQLSLQHLGARAVRTLHELDQFVQVLPQRLDKLSSQLEQGDMTLGIDLRHLQSLLAKLDRIANRLSFSILVAALIIGSALIILGGEATSVWRMPVIRVALPIAQISFVVAGVLAAWLFLSIIRSKGL; via the coding sequence GTGCCAATTCCCTTGCCTTTTCATATCCGCCAACCGTATGAAGATATCGTGCGATTGCGCCATATCGCCGAGGTCTTGTTGCGCAATGGCCTGGGCTTTCTGGCCGAGCAATTGGATCTCGCTCGTTTTCTGCCGCCTTGGAGACGAAGGAATATTGCTCCTGAGAACGAAGTAAGCAAATATTCCATTCCAGAGCGAGTGCGTCATACGCTTGAGGAATTAGGGCCAACCTTTATTAAGCTAGGCCAGATGCTCAGCACACGTCCCGATCTCCTGCCACAAGAATATATCGAAGAGCTTTCCAAACTGCTAGATGCGGCTCCGCCGGTCCCTGCAGATGAGATACTGGCTCAACTCGAAAGGGAATTGAATGCCCCACCTCAAGATATCTTTGCTCATTTTGAGACAGAGCCGATGGCTAGCGCTTCTATTGGTCAAGCCCATCGTGCCACTTTGAAAAGTGGGGAGAATGTGATTGTCAAAGTCCAGCGACCGGGCGTAGAACGCATTGTAGAAGCGGATTTAGATCTGCTCATGCGGCAGGCGCGTTTCCTGGAACACCGTCTGGCCCTAGCACGCGAATACCGACTCTCAGACCTTGTACACGAATTTGGGCAGACTTTGCGTGATGAACTGGATTACACCGTCGAGGGCCGCAATACGGATCGCTTGCGGCGCAATTTGCAGCTTGATACGCGCGTGATTGTGCCACACGTGCATTGGGACTTGACTACACGTCGTGTCATCACTTCACAGGAACTATGTGGCTACAAACTTCTCGATCTAGAACTGCTGAAAAGGGAAGGTTACGACCTCTCTGCCATTGCTGAAGTCATTGTGGATGTATATCTCAAACAAGTCTTTGTGGATGGTTTCTTTCACGCGGATCCACATCCAGCGAATATCTTGATTTGTGATGAACGGATTGGTTTTGTTGATTTTGGCATGATGGGCTATCTGGCACCTGCTACGAAGGATTTGCTCGCTGGTCTACTGGTGAGTGCAATGAATGAGGATGTGGATGAAGTCGTGCAGACCATGGTACGTCTGGGAGCTGCAGAAAGGCGCATTGATCTCAATGCGTTGCGCGGTGATATCCAACGCCTTTTTCTCCGCTACTATGGGTTGGCCTTGGAAGAAGTCCATCTAGGCGACTTCTTAGAGCACATCATGGCTGTCGCCTTCCGATACCATATCCATCTTCCTGCCGACCTAGCTATGCTGGCACGTACAGTAGTAGTTCTGGAAGGGGTTGCACGGACACTCTCCCCAGACTTTGTGTTGGTGGAGAAAGCGCGCCCATTCATCCAGCAATTGTTGAGCGAGCAACTCTCTCTGCAGCACCTGGGGGCGCGTGCTGTGCGTACGCTGCACGAACTAGACCAATTCGTTCAGGTGTTACCACAACGCCTTGACAAGCTATCCAGCCAACTGGAACAGGGCGATATGACCTTGGGCATTGACCTCCGTCATCTGCAGAGCCTGCTAGCCAAACTGGATCGGATAGCGAACCGCCTGTCCTTCAGCATACTGGTTGCGGCATTGATTATCGGTTCTGCCCTGATTATCCTAGGTGGAGAAGCCACTTCAGTTTGGCGGATGCCCGTTATCAGGGTTGCTCTGCCCATCGCACAAATCAGTTTTGTTGTTGCAGGGGTGCTCGCCGCATGGCTGTTTTTGTCTATTATACGCTCAAAAGGCTTATGA
- a CDS encoding DNA translocase FtsK: MLVIGLIAAFSISMANVAQHVLAMWQRLVDWYRYFRAPKVEKAAPTAKEGLPERLSALLRIQPPQISEPTQIAEKRPSIAPVTRPVTTDRDLFPRVVGGMQEWRLPPMEEILEQSSEQELSQAEIRTRARIIEETLANFGVPAKVVEVNPGPTVTQFGVEPGFIERPERSGKTKRVKVKVNRISALANDLALALAASPIRIEAPVPGRSLVGIEVPNTSISLVSLRSVIDSEAFRSVHSKLRIALGQDVAGQPVVADLAQMPHLLIAGATGSGKSVCINSITACLLLHNTPDDLRLVMVDPKMVELTNFNGIPHLLFPVVVEIERVVTTLKWITGEMDRRYRLFSKVGARNIEVYNQMQAEKGAEPLFYIVVLIDELADLMMVAPDEVERYICRIAQLARATGIHLVLATQRPSVDVVTGLIKANFPARISFAVTSQVDSRVVLDTGGAEKLLGRGDMLYMASDSSKLVRLQGCFISDAELQRLVNYWRSYRVSTPLPPGAALVQQPLWQDMVAKERESAGKDDLLDKAIEIVREHDRASITLLQRKLRIGYSRAARLIDAMEEQGIIGPEEGPGRGRRVYKQEATSNE; encoded by the coding sequence ATGCTTGTCATTGGACTGATTGCTGCTTTTAGCATCTCGATGGCCAATGTGGCTCAGCATGTGCTGGCTATGTGGCAAAGACTCGTGGACTGGTATCGCTATTTTCGGGCACCAAAAGTGGAAAAAGCAGCCCCAACAGCCAAGGAAGGCCTGCCGGAACGCCTGTCCGCATTGTTGCGTATACAACCACCACAGATAAGTGAACCCACTCAGATAGCAGAAAAACGCCCCTCTATCGCTCCAGTAACTAGGCCAGTTACAACTGATCGTGATCTCTTCCCTCGTGTCGTGGGGGGAATGCAGGAATGGCGACTTCCCCCTATGGAGGAGATTTTGGAGCAAAGCTCGGAACAAGAGCTAAGCCAAGCAGAGATCCGCACCAGAGCCCGTATTATCGAAGAGACATTGGCCAACTTTGGTGTGCCAGCCAAAGTGGTCGAGGTGAACCCTGGCCCAACCGTCACTCAATTTGGCGTTGAACCGGGATTTATTGAAAGGCCAGAGCGCTCTGGGAAAACAAAACGAGTCAAGGTCAAGGTTAATCGCATCAGCGCTCTGGCCAACGACCTAGCGCTTGCCCTGGCGGCATCGCCTATTCGCATCGAAGCGCCTGTGCCAGGGCGTTCACTGGTCGGCATCGAAGTGCCCAACACCAGCATTTCCCTGGTTAGCTTGCGCAGCGTGATTGATTCCGAAGCCTTTCGCAGCGTTCATTCCAAGTTGCGCATTGCCCTGGGGCAAGATGTGGCGGGACAGCCCGTCGTGGCTGACTTGGCGCAAATGCCGCACTTGCTCATTGCCGGCGCTACTGGATCGGGCAAGTCCGTCTGCATTAATTCCATTACCGCTTGTCTATTGCTCCACAATACCCCTGATGACCTACGTCTAGTAATGGTGGACCCTAAAATGGTCGAATTGACCAATTTCAACGGCATCCCCCATCTCTTGTTCCCGGTGGTGGTCGAAATCGAGCGCGTGGTCACAACGCTGAAGTGGATAACTGGTGAGATGGATCGGCGCTATCGGCTTTTCTCTAAAGTGGGTGCGAGGAACATCGAGGTTTATAACCAAATGCAAGCCGAGAAAGGCGCTGAACCTTTGTTTTACATCGTGGTGCTCATTGATGAACTAGCAGATTTGATGATGGTAGCTCCAGATGAGGTCGAACGCTATATCTGTCGCATTGCTCAATTGGCCCGTGCAACAGGTATCCACCTGGTGCTTGCCACACAGCGCCCTTCTGTTGATGTCGTGACGGGGCTGATCAAAGCAAACTTCCCTGCACGGATCAGTTTCGCGGTAACCTCGCAAGTAGACTCGCGGGTAGTGCTGGATACAGGCGGAGCGGAGAAATTATTGGGGCGTGGAGATATGCTGTACATGGCTTCGGACTCAAGCAAGTTGGTTCGCCTCCAAGGCTGTTTCATCTCCGACGCAGAACTACAGAGACTGGTAAATTACTGGCGTAGTTATCGCGTGAGCACCCCATTGCCACCAGGAGCAGCCCTTGTGCAGCAACCGCTCTGGCAGGACATGGTCGCGAAGGAGAGGGAAAGCGCTGGCAAAGATGACCTGCTGGACAAAGCCATCGAAATCGTGCGTGAGCATGATCGGGCATCCATTACTTTGCTGCAACGCAAGCTGCGTATTGGCTATTCCAGGGCCGCACGTCTGATAGACGCCATGGAGGAACAGGGGATTATTGGTCCAGAGGAAGGTCCAGGGCGCGGACGCCGGGTCTACAAGCAAGAAGCCACCAGTAATGAGTAA
- a CDS encoding DNA replication/repair protein RecF, whose amino-acid sequence MRILHLSLTNFRNYSRLELDFPPGIVLLQGDNAQGKTNLLEAIYYLSRMHSPRTNVDRELVNWLAWKEALSFARLVAQIQSGEETDQIELSLVQNSPCSLGANAASVRKHVRVNGVQKRAQDAIGLLHTVLFLPKDIDLIDGPPQLRRQYLDDTISQVDPQYYRELQRYNRVLTQRNYLLKSLRGHDYDEAQLLFWDQRLVQHGAYLIARRRRVIQQLDEFVQYIHLKLTGEAERLRLEYEASVRPGPGPRSGFQLALPAGMDNLSTQEEDDELRDIAALFAAQLREMRAKEQEQGISLVGPHRDNFRFLVNGVDMNVYGSRGQQRTIALSLKLAEVAWTTQEKKDKPILLLDDVLSELDAAHRRYLLEAIDQAQQVIITTTDFTPYSTEFLSRITLWRVCAGRITSSMSKSQ is encoded by the coding sequence ATGCGCATCTTACATCTGAGCCTGACTAATTTCAGAAATTATTCCCGCTTGGAGCTGGATTTTCCACCAGGCATCGTGTTGCTGCAAGGCGATAACGCACAGGGCAAGACGAATCTACTGGAGGCTATCTACTACCTTTCCCGGATGCACTCGCCACGTACCAATGTGGATCGTGAACTGGTCAACTGGCTGGCATGGAAAGAAGCCTTGTCCTTTGCCCGCTTGGTGGCTCAGATTCAGTCCGGTGAGGAGACGGATCAAATCGAGCTGTCGCTGGTGCAGAATAGCCCGTGCAGTCTGGGGGCAAATGCAGCCAGTGTGCGTAAGCACGTCCGCGTAAATGGGGTACAGAAGCGGGCTCAGGATGCCATTGGTCTGCTCCATACCGTGCTTTTCTTGCCCAAAGACATTGACCTGATAGACGGTCCACCCCAGTTGCGGCGCCAATACCTCGACGATACCATCAGCCAGGTTGACCCGCAGTATTACCGTGAGTTGCAGCGTTACAACCGCGTATTGACACAGCGCAACTACTTGTTAAAATCTCTGCGGGGCCACGATTACGATGAAGCACAACTCCTCTTTTGGGATCAGCGCCTGGTCCAACACGGAGCATATCTGATTGCCCGCCGCCGGCGAGTTATCCAGCAATTGGATGAGTTTGTGCAATACATTCATCTGAAACTCACTGGAGAAGCGGAGCGATTGAGGCTGGAGTATGAAGCTAGTGTCCGTCCTGGGCCGGGGCCCAGGTCAGGCTTCCAATTGGCCTTGCCCGCTGGGATGGATAACCTATCCACACAGGAAGAGGACGATGAACTGCGCGATATCGCTGCTCTGTTTGCTGCCCAACTGCGCGAAATGCGTGCGAAAGAGCAGGAACAAGGCATCTCGCTGGTTGGGCCACACCGTGACAATTTCCGTTTCTTGGTGAATGGTGTGGATATGAACGTCTATGGTTCGCGTGGGCAACAGCGGACCATTGCGCTGTCCCTGAAACTGGCCGAAGTAGCATGGACTACTCAGGAGAAAAAAGACAAACCCATCCTATTGCTAGATGACGTCCTCTCCGAATTAGACGCCGCACATCGGCGTTATCTGCTGGAAGCCATTGACCAAGCACAACAGGTCATTATCACGACAACCGATTTCACACCCTACAGCACAGAATTCCTATCCCGCATAACCCTCTGGCGTGTATGTGCGGGTAGGATCACGAGTTCAATGTCAAAATCCCAATGA
- a CDS encoding ribonuclease J, whose translation MAKKKLKVIPLGGLGQIGKNMLVLEYDDHILVIDAGLMFPENEMLGVDIVIPDMSYVLERKDKVLAVIVTHGHEDHIGALPYLLAQIKVPVYATRLTQGLIEVKLRESRVNDVERYTIRPGDVLTLGPFCIEFFHVSHSIPDGVGLAIQTEVGLLMHSGDFKFDHSPVDGQPTDFAKLAELGKRGVLLLLSDSTNAETPGYTPSETTIARIFESVFSRARGRVIVATFASNISRIQQVVSTAQQYGRYVAVAGRSMSNNVRMAMDLGYLQVPDGLLLSIDEIQNLPQKRVAIVCTGSQGEPTSALVRMARNEYAPVSLLPGDTVIVSATPIPGNEELVNRTINNLFRLGAEVFYDELLDVHVSGHASQEELKLMLNMTRPKFFVPIHGEYRHLVLHARLAEEVGIPRQNIFVLESGQMLELNQDSAQVVGTVSDEYVLVDGLGVGDITEVVLEDRRLLSRNGFLVVTLVVEKGTGRILSGPEITSRGFVYVRESEELFERVRAEVLKAAKEGGNHVLLGNRIKDALTRFIYNETRRRPLILPVVMEV comes from the coding sequence TTGGCTAAAAAGAAACTCAAGGTGATTCCATTAGGTGGTCTGGGCCAAATTGGCAAAAACATGCTGGTCCTTGAATATGATGACCACATATTGGTGATTGATGCCGGGTTGATGTTTCCGGAGAACGAGATGTTGGGCGTTGACATTGTCATTCCCGATATGAGTTACGTTCTGGAACGCAAGGATAAAGTACTGGCGGTTATCGTTACGCATGGTCATGAAGACCACATAGGAGCTCTACCCTACCTCCTTGCGCAGATCAAGGTGCCGGTATATGCCACGCGTTTGACACAGGGGTTGATCGAGGTCAAGCTTCGCGAGAGCCGGGTGAACGATGTAGAGCGGTATACCATCCGCCCCGGAGATGTGCTCACGCTGGGGCCATTTTGCATTGAATTCTTCCATGTTAGTCACAGCATCCCGGACGGTGTTGGCCTGGCAATCCAGACAGAGGTTGGCCTGCTCATGCACAGCGGCGATTTTAAATTTGACCATAGCCCAGTAGATGGCCAACCCACCGATTTCGCCAAACTGGCTGAGTTGGGGAAAAGAGGCGTTTTGCTTCTTCTCTCGGATAGCACAAATGCAGAGACGCCTGGCTATACACCTTCAGAGACAACGATTGCGCGCATTTTTGAAAGTGTCTTCTCGCGGGCCCGGGGTAGGGTAATCGTCGCTACTTTCGCTTCGAACATCTCGCGTATTCAGCAGGTGGTCTCCACGGCACAGCAATATGGCCGCTATGTAGCAGTGGCGGGACGGAGCATGAGCAACAACGTGCGTATGGCTATGGATTTGGGTTACCTTCAAGTGCCTGATGGGCTCTTGTTAAGCATAGATGAAATCCAGAATCTGCCGCAGAAGCGAGTAGCCATTGTCTGTACCGGTAGCCAAGGGGAACCCACTTCTGCGCTAGTACGCATGGCGCGTAATGAGTATGCTCCCGTGAGTCTGCTGCCTGGAGATACGGTAATCGTATCCGCCACGCCTATTCCAGGCAATGAAGAGCTAGTCAACCGAACGATCAACAATCTCTTCCGGCTGGGTGCAGAGGTCTTTTACGATGAATTGCTCGACGTACACGTTTCGGGACATGCGAGTCAGGAAGAATTGAAACTCATGCTGAACATGACGCGGCCCAAGTTCTTCGTGCCCATTCATGGCGAGTATAGGCACCTGGTACTGCATGCTCGACTAGCTGAGGAAGTGGGTATCCCGCGGCAAAACATCTTCGTGCTGGAAAGTGGGCAAATGCTGGAGCTGAATCAGGATTCAGCCCAGGTCGTAGGCACAGTGTCAGATGAGTATGTCCTCGTGGATGGCCTGGGCGTGGGTGACATCACGGAAGTAGTGCTGGAAGATCGTCGCCTCTTATCGCGCAATGGATTCCTTGTCGTCACACTTGTTGTGGAAAAGGGTACTGGACGGATATTGTCAGGGCCAGAGATTACCTCTAGAGGATTCGTCTATGTGCGCGAATCGGAAGAACTGTTCGAACGGGTTCGTGCCGAAGTGCTCAAAGCGGCAAAAGAAGGGGGCAACCACGTTTTGCTAGGCAACCGTATCAAGGATGCTTTAACCCGCTTTATCTACAATGAAACGCGGAGACGACCCTTGATCCTGCCGGTTGTGATGGAAGTGTGA
- the rsmG gene encoding 16S rRNA (guanine(527)-N(7))-methyltransferase RsmG: protein MELLRDGAHYFGLCLTAEHLRAFQIYYQELCVWNRRFNLTAVTGYEEVQLKHFLDSLTCLLAFPTQGTVYTGGIPDVVPLSMAETPLLCIDVGTGAGFPGLPLKIMRPTVHMTLLDSSRKKILFLEHLVKRLGLTTVELLWARAEEAGRDALHRERYDIVLARAVADMVVLVEYCLPLCRKGGYLIAQKGAEIEAELKAAEEATRLLGGKLREVKALQLPGLREPRSLVLVEKVAPTPPKYPRRPGMPKKCPLSAMTNSQ from the coding sequence ATGGAGTTGTTGCGGGATGGAGCACATTACTTTGGCCTGTGCCTTACAGCGGAACACCTGCGCGCTTTCCAGATCTACTATCAGGAGCTCTGCGTCTGGAATCGCCGGTTCAATTTGACCGCAGTAACAGGTTATGAGGAAGTGCAACTGAAACACTTTCTCGATTCATTGACTTGTCTTCTGGCTTTCCCCACGCAAGGCACAGTCTACACTGGGGGCATCCCGGATGTTGTCCCTCTTTCCATGGCTGAAACTCCACTGCTGTGCATTGATGTTGGTACAGGAGCTGGTTTTCCAGGGCTGCCATTGAAAATTATGCGACCAACAGTGCATATGACCCTTCTGGACTCATCGCGCAAGAAGATCCTTTTCTTGGAGCATCTGGTGAAACGCCTGGGTCTGACAACTGTGGAACTGTTATGGGCACGGGCGGAAGAAGCAGGGCGGGACGCACTTCACCGGGAACGCTATGATATTGTGCTGGCACGAGCCGTGGCTGACATGGTGGTATTAGTGGAGTATTGCCTACCTCTATGCCGCAAAGGTGGCTACTTGATCGCCCAAAAGGGAGCAGAGATTGAGGCTGAGTTAAAGGCAGCCGAAGAAGCAACCCGCCTACTGGGAGGCAAGCTACGCGAGGTGAAGGCGCTGCAGTTGCCTGGGTTGCGGGAACCGCGTTCCTTGGTGCTGGTAGAGAAAGTGGCACCAACGCCGCCAAAGTACCCGCGTCGTCCGGGTATGCCCAAGAAGTGCCCCCTAAGTGCGATGACCAATTCTCAATGA
- a CDS encoding YncE family protein, whose translation MTNKLRSFVVLLVTVCLVFLFSHSGRAQQVKTLSALILNGDFEGDFYPYGAGYVAQYWIPYDLSPGSPPQYLRSTLHKYEGQASQMIWADSVPWYAGIMQTTLLTSAQSTVSIQAGKRYTVRVWVYSIYGGATSPVQHGKLNKRVGVHPAGGVNPKSSDIVWTPWHGQDKTWVQINASVEAKSNRLTIFIEANDPVSGGQDQFYVDNVLIEEEGAPPPTSTPTWTPLPTATPTPTATPAIAVQRTIPVGRQPQGIAVHPNTNRFFVANSGENSVSSLEGFLDWRHTRFSSGGGNPGNIAVDPEQCRMYVANAATNSIAVFNICTNQQVGSIPLGTGQSPSGIAVLTTTNTIYVANTAANSVMLIDGNTLTVSKTIAVGLLPGQIATNPSTNKVYVTNRGYPPSDVGGVTVINANTQSIYKTIAFNEAPEPYGVAVNPITNRIYVASASGMLVIINGATDEILYVVPSPGHSGLDVVAVNPASNNVFATSSTGSMVFVYDADMDQWIYTLPIGSGRYRGIAVNPLTYHVLVSNTGEDTVSVLRDHGFYQPYKLQLPIIVK comes from the coding sequence ATGACCAACAAGCTGCGGAGCTTTGTGGTTTTGCTAGTAACTGTCTGTCTGGTCTTTCTGTTTAGCCATTCGGGCAGAGCCCAACAAGTAAAAACACTGTCTGCGCTCATCCTCAACGGCGACTTTGAGGGTGACTTTTATCCCTACGGAGCCGGGTACGTTGCGCAATATTGGATCCCCTATGATCTGAGTCCAGGTTCTCCCCCTCAATATCTCCGCTCGACGCTGCACAAATACGAAGGCCAGGCCAGCCAAATGATCTGGGCGGACAGTGTGCCATGGTATGCGGGGATCATGCAAACCACCCTGTTGACTTCGGCGCAAAGCACAGTGAGCATACAAGCGGGCAAACGCTACACTGTACGCGTCTGGGTGTATAGTATCTACGGGGGAGCAACCAGCCCAGTGCAACATGGCAAGCTGAACAAACGCGTTGGTGTTCATCCCGCAGGGGGAGTGAACCCCAAGTCCTCAGATATCGTCTGGACACCTTGGCATGGCCAGGATAAAACCTGGGTTCAGATCAACGCCTCAGTAGAAGCCAAAAGCAACCGTCTCACTATCTTTATCGAGGCAAACGATCCAGTATCAGGCGGGCAGGACCAATTCTACGTAGACAATGTTCTGATTGAAGAGGAAGGAGCTCCGCCTCCAACATCTACCCCCACTTGGACACCTCTCCCAACTGCCACGCCTACTCCCACTGCCACTCCAGCTATCGCCGTCCAGCGCACAATCCCCGTGGGCCGTCAGCCGCAAGGAATTGCTGTCCACCCCAACACGAACCGCTTCTTTGTAGCCAATAGCGGTGAGAACTCGGTATCCAGCCTGGAAGGGTTCCTCGACTGGCGACATACCCGGTTCAGCAGTGGTGGGGGAAACCCAGGCAACATAGCTGTAGACCCTGAGCAATGCCGTATGTACGTCGCCAATGCTGCGACAAACAGCATAGCAGTCTTCAATATTTGTACGAATCAGCAAGTTGGTTCGATACCTCTGGGTACCGGGCAGTCACCTAGTGGCATTGCTGTGTTGACTACAACCAATACCATCTATGTGGCGAATACAGCGGCAAACTCTGTGATGCTCATTGATGGAAACACCCTTACGGTGAGCAAAACGATTGCTGTCGGTCTATTGCCTGGGCAGATAGCGACCAACCCTTCTACCAACAAGGTTTACGTAACCAATCGAGGTTATCCACCCAGTGATGTTGGCGGGGTCACTGTCATTAATGCTAACACACAAAGCATCTATAAAACCATCGCCTTTAATGAAGCTCCGGAGCCTTATGGAGTGGCGGTCAATCCCATCACTAACCGCATTTATGTGGCCTCGGCCAGTGGCATGCTGGTGATTATAAATGGCGCCACCGATGAAATACTGTATGTCGTGCCCTCGCCGGGGCACAGCGGTTTGGATGTTGTTGCGGTCAATCCCGCCAGCAATAATGTGTTTGCTACCAGCAGCACAGGCAGTATGGTGTTCGTATATGATGCAGATATGGACCAATGGATATATACACTGCCTATTGGCAGTGGGCGATACCGCGGTATCGCCGTGAATCCGTTAACTTATCACGTCCTGGTCTCTAACACTGGTGAAGATACGGTCAGCGTTCTACGCGACCATGGTTTTTATCAGCCGTACAAACTCCAACTCCCCATCATCGTGAAATGA